One Oncorhynchus masou masou isolate Uvic2021 chromosome 27, UVic_Omas_1.1, whole genome shotgun sequence genomic window carries:
- the LOC135516404 gene encoding ubiquitin thioesterase OTUB1-like, giving the protein MAEEQQQETTQGEMEAGGVNCLAYDEAIMAQQDRIQQEIATSIPLVSDRQELSVLQREYAVEDTIYQLKIKDLHKKYSYIRKTRPDGNCFYRAFGFSHLESLLEDSKELQRFKAVAAKSKLDLVNQGFTEFTIEDFHNTFMDLLELCEKQPGLRELLGSFRDQSVSDYIVVYLRLLTSGYLQREHGFFQHFIEGGRSVKEFCQQEVEPMSKESDHIHIIALAQALNVSILVEYMDRGEGGSVNHHVFPEGSEPRVFLLYRPGHYDILYK; this is encoded by the exons ATGGCGGAGGAACAGCAGCAGGaaacaacacagggagagatggagg cGGGAGGAGTAAACTGCCTCGCTTATGATGAGGCTATTATGGCTCAGCAGGATCGAATCCAGCAGGAG ATCGCAACTAGCATCCCTTtagtgtcagacagacaggaactaTCAGTGTTGCAGAGAGAGTATGCTGTGGAAGACACCATTTATCAGCTCAAGATCAAG GATTTACACAAAAAATACTCGTATATCCGCAAGACGCGGCCAGATGGGAACTGTTTCTACAGAGCTTTTGGCTTTTCACATCTCGAATCACTGCTAGAAGACAGCAAAGAGCTGCAGAG GTTCAAAGCAGTGGCAGCAAAGAGCAAACTGGACCTGGTCAACCAGGGTTTTACAGAGTTCACCATCGAAGACTTCCACAATACT TTCATGGACCTGTTGGAGCTGTGTGAGAAGCAGCCGGGCCTCCGTGAGCTGCTGGGCTCCTTCAGAGACCAGAGCGTGTCGGACTACATCGTGGTGTACCTGCGGCTGCTCACTTCAGGCTACCTGCAGAGGGAGCACGGCTTCTTCCAGCACTTCATCGAGGGTGGACGCTCCGTCAAGGAGTTCTGCCAGCAG GAGGTTGAGCCCATGTCTAAAGAAAGTGACCATATCCACATCATTGCCTTGGCCCAGGCCTTGAACGTGTCTATCCTAGTGGAGTACATGGACCGGGGTGAGGGAGGTTCTGTCAACCACCACGTCTTCCCTGAAGGCAGCGAGCCTCGTGTCTTCCTCCTCTATAGACCCGGCCACTACGACATCTTGTACAAATAA